A genomic window from Fibrobacterota bacterium includes:
- the guaA gene encoding glutamine-hydrolyzing GMP synthase, whose protein sequence is MKKIVILDFGGQYAHLIATRIRHLGVYSEIRFPADAPKDLSGVAGVILSGGPSSVYAEDRPQFDKAWLDVDVPVLGLCYGHQTIAMETGGRVHRGEVHEFGAADLRHDGQSAILKGIPSPTRVWMSHGDEVDAVGDGFAVVGSTDNCRFAAVENLSTRRFGVQFHPEVTHSAHGQILLSNFLDICGCERNWDMGGQVERLSAKLREQAQGRKVFLLVSGGVDSTVAFELLNKALGADRVLGLHIDNGLMRENESTAVMDFMKEQGFDNLRIADASELFLSRLAGVWEPERKRKIIGDTFLDVQAEETAKLGLDPEEWLLAQGTIYPDTIESGGTKNAATIKTHHNRVPAILKLIEAGKIVEPLAELYKDEVRALGEALGIPHDLVWRHPFPGPGLGVRLLCQGAQSPTASTESVQAAAAVASARGYALHPLPVRSVGVQGDGRTYAQPAALTGPCDWKALETVATELTNRVRAFNRVVYHVAGATDFVAIEAYSTRDRLKLLRTLDAEVTSWLKREGFYETIWQMPVALLPILAGGHEVVVLRPVISREAMTASFWEAPSDKLGELASRLLELGAGAVLYDCTHKPPGTIEWE, encoded by the coding sequence ATGAAAAAGATCGTGATTTTGGACTTTGGCGGGCAGTACGCCCACCTGATCGCCACGCGGATCCGCCACTTGGGGGTGTATTCGGAAATTCGGTTCCCGGCCGATGCGCCCAAGGACCTCTCCGGCGTGGCCGGGGTGATCCTTTCCGGCGGACCAAGCTCGGTCTACGCCGAAGACCGTCCCCAGTTCGACAAGGCATGGCTGGATGTGGATGTGCCTGTGCTGGGGCTCTGCTACGGCCACCAGACCATCGCCATGGAAACCGGCGGACGGGTCCATCGCGGGGAGGTCCACGAATTCGGTGCGGCCGACCTTCGCCACGACGGCCAGAGCGCCATCCTGAAGGGAATCCCCTCGCCCACCCGCGTGTGGATGAGCCATGGCGACGAAGTCGACGCGGTGGGTGATGGATTCGCGGTGGTGGGAAGCACCGACAACTGCCGGTTCGCCGCGGTGGAGAACCTTTCCACGCGCCGGTTCGGCGTGCAGTTCCATCCGGAAGTCACCCACTCCGCCCATGGACAGATTCTGCTCTCCAACTTCCTCGACATCTGCGGATGCGAACGGAACTGGGACATGGGCGGCCAGGTGGAACGCCTCTCGGCGAAGCTGCGCGAACAGGCCCAGGGACGCAAGGTGTTTTTGCTGGTGTCCGGTGGCGTCGACAGCACCGTGGCCTTCGAGCTTCTGAACAAGGCGCTGGGCGCCGATCGCGTGCTGGGCCTGCACATCGACAACGGTCTGATGCGCGAGAACGAATCCACCGCCGTCATGGATTTCATGAAGGAACAGGGTTTTGACAACCTCCGCATCGCCGACGCCTCGGAGCTCTTCCTGAGTCGACTGGCGGGAGTGTGGGAACCCGAGCGCAAGCGCAAGATCATCGGCGACACGTTTTTGGACGTGCAGGCGGAGGAAACCGCCAAGCTGGGACTGGATCCGGAAGAATGGCTCCTCGCGCAGGGCACCATCTATCCGGACACGATCGAATCCGGTGGCACCAAGAACGCCGCCACCATCAAGACCCACCACAACCGCGTCCCCGCGATCCTCAAACTGATCGAGGCGGGAAAGATCGTGGAACCGCTCGCGGAGCTCTACAAGGACGAGGTCCGCGCGTTGGGAGAGGCCCTGGGAATCCCCCACGACCTGGTGTGGCGCCACCCCTTCCCCGGCCCCGGCCTGGGCGTGCGTCTGTTGTGCCAAGGCGCCCAGAGCCCGACCGCTTCGACGGAATCCGTCCAAGCCGCCGCCGCTGTCGCATCCGCGCGCGGCTACGCGCTCCACCCGCTTCCGGTGCGTTCCGTGGGCGTTCAAGGCGACGGTCGCACCTACGCGCAGCCGGCCGCCCTCACCGGGCCCTGCGACTGGAAGGCGTTGGAGACCGTGGCCACCGAACTCACCAATCGCGTGCGGGCCTTCAACCGGGTGGTGTACCACGTCGCCGGCGCGACGGATTTTGTCGCGATCGAGGCCTACTCCACGCGCGATCGCCTGAAGCTCCTGCGCACCCTGGATGCGGAGGTCACCTCCTGGCTCAAGCGCGAAGGGTTCTACGAGACCATCTGGCAGATGCCGGTGGCGCTTTTGCCCATCCTGGCCGGCGGACACGAAGTGGTGGTGCTGCGGCCCGTCATCAGCCGCGAAGCCATGACCGCGAGCTTCTGGGAAGCGCCGTCGGACAAACTCGGCGAACTCGCCAGCCGCCTTTTGGAATTGGGCGCGGGAGCGGTCCTCTACGACTGCACGCACAAGCCTCCCGGGACCATCGAGTGGGAGTAG
- the hflX gene encoding GTPase HflX — translation MGVAIAQTDAARGRYDTSRERVVTVGVSTREQDPKTTAQHLEELARLVDSAGAVVAGTLVQNRDKFDPATLLGQGKVKELALLCQECGASKIVFDDDLSPGQAKRLEELTECFILDRSGLILDIFARQARTREAKLQVEIAQLEYLIPRLTRMWTHLERQGGGVGTLGPGETQLETDRRMARTRLAKLRRELDNLDTSRTEQGKRRRGDVFCVALAGYTNAGKSTLLNSLTKAKVLAQDRLFSTLDATTRRLWVGDNVGECTLSDTVGFIRKLPHHLVASFRSTLRVVAEADLVLHLVDASDSFRDEEMRVASDLLEELVGSTAARLVVFNKLDRLDTPSREALQAHFPHAHAVSATSREGFDELRAAIRAQAEVWREKRKSKADRELDLAVEELELRE, via the coding sequence GTGGGAGTAGCGATCGCCCAGACCGACGCCGCGCGAGGCCGCTACGACACCTCGCGCGAACGCGTGGTGACCGTGGGCGTGAGCACCCGCGAACAGGATCCGAAGACCACCGCCCAGCATCTGGAGGAACTGGCCCGCCTGGTCGACTCCGCCGGCGCCGTGGTGGCCGGCACCCTGGTGCAGAACCGCGACAAGTTCGACCCCGCCACGTTGCTGGGCCAGGGCAAGGTCAAGGAGTTGGCCCTGTTGTGCCAGGAATGCGGCGCATCAAAAATCGTCTTCGACGACGATCTCTCGCCCGGCCAGGCCAAGCGCCTGGAAGAACTGACCGAATGCTTCATCCTGGATCGGTCCGGACTGATCCTGGACATCTTCGCCCGCCAGGCCCGCACCCGCGAAGCCAAGCTGCAGGTGGAGATCGCGCAGCTGGAATACCTGATTCCCCGCCTGACCCGCATGTGGACGCACCTGGAGCGCCAGGGCGGCGGCGTGGGCACGCTGGGGCCTGGCGAAACGCAGTTGGAGACAGACCGGCGCATGGCGCGCACCCGTCTGGCCAAGCTGCGACGGGAATTGGACAACCTGGACACCAGCCGCACCGAACAAGGCAAGCGCCGTCGCGGCGACGTGTTCTGCGTGGCGCTGGCCGGCTACACCAACGCGGGCAAGAGCACGCTACTGAACTCGCTGACCAAGGCGAAGGTCCTGGCGCAGGATCGTTTGTTTTCCACTCTGGACGCCACCACCCGGCGCCTGTGGGTGGGAGACAACGTGGGCGAATGCACCTTGTCCGACACGGTCGGTTTCATCCGCAAGCTCCCCCACCACCTGGTGGCCTCCTTCCGGAGCACGTTGCGGGTGGTCGCGGAAGCGGACCTGGTGCTCCACCTGGTGGACGCATCCGACAGTTTCCGTGACGAGGAAATGCGCGTCGCCAGCGACCTGCTGGAAGAATTGGTGGGATCCACCGCCGCGCGATTGGTGGTCTTCAACAAGCTCGATCGGTTGGACACGCCCTCGCGAGAGGCCTTGCAGGCGCATTTCCCCCACGCCCACGCGGTATCGGCCACCAGTCGCGAAGGCTTCGACGAACTCCGTGCGGCGATCCGCGCCCAGGCCGAAGTCTGGCGCGAAAAGCGCAAGTCGAAGGCCGACCGCGAACTGGACCTGGCGGTGGAGGAACTGGAGCTGCGCGAATGA
- a CDS encoding shikimate dehydrogenase, giving the protein MKRLHLLGHPVSQSKSPTMQNAALRSLGLDWEYSALDVESQDLVSTLERLQADPQIAGCNVTVPHKLAVYDWLGGQAGGRLEAGAAQAHAVNTLFRGPDNRFRGDSTDALGGLMAVGAATSRFAPGQGSLLDLSGFDIAILGNGGSASSFAYLLAWSPMGARSMTIFGRSGAKASALASEVSGWVGGMEPIPVNGMELRDFARWNEGRRSLVIQTTTVGMESGEAAGRSPVAAGSVGAGQIAFDLVYKPHETPFLREARTNGATIVHGIGMLIGQGALSLERWSLGRTANFHLESVMKTMREALGDVGL; this is encoded by the coding sequence ATGAAACGGCTCCATCTGTTGGGTCATCCCGTGAGCCAGAGCAAGTCGCCGACCATGCAGAACGCCGCCTTGCGTTCGTTGGGATTGGATTGGGAATACTCCGCGCTGGATGTGGAGAGCCAGGACCTGGTGTCCACCCTGGAGAGACTCCAGGCGGATCCCCAGATCGCCGGCTGCAACGTGACCGTGCCGCACAAGCTTGCGGTGTACGATTGGCTGGGTGGCCAGGCCGGTGGCCGGCTGGAAGCGGGGGCCGCGCAGGCCCATGCGGTGAACACGCTGTTCCGCGGTCCAGACAACCGCTTTCGCGGCGATTCCACCGACGCCCTGGGCGGCTTGATGGCGGTGGGGGCGGCCACGTCGCGTTTCGCACCCGGCCAGGGCTCGCTGCTGGATCTGTCCGGATTCGACATCGCCATCCTGGGCAATGGTGGATCGGCCAGTTCGTTCGCCTACCTGCTGGCTTGGAGCCCCATGGGCGCCCGCTCCATGACAATTTTTGGGAGATCTGGAGCCAAAGCCTCGGCGCTGGCCTCGGAGGTCTCCGGATGGGTCGGCGGCATGGAGCCAATTCCTGTCAACGGCATGGAATTGCGCGATTTCGCTCGCTGGAACGAGGGCAGGAGATCCCTCGTGATCCAGACCACCACCGTCGGCATGGAAAGCGGCGAAGCCGCCGGACGGAGCCCTGTGGCCGCCGGCTCGGTCGGCGCGGGCCAGATCGCCTTCGATCTGGTCTACAAGCCCCATGAAACGCCCTTCCTCCGGGAGGCACGGACAAACGGCGCCACCATCGTCCACGGGATCGGAATGTTGATCGGCCAGGGTGCCCTCTCGCTCGAGCGATGGTCCCTTGGTCGAACCGCGAATTTTCACCTGGAATCCGTGATGAAAACCATGCGAGAGGCGCTGGGGGACGTCGGCCTGTGA
- the aroB gene encoding 3-dehydroquinate synthase, translating into MASRAHLYSQADFHLESSDEVTREEIANQVVSILDAWGSKVLTVPLGQRSYPIFAGEDIAHHLPELARSIGLTGRPVVVTDRNVLTARPAELAAWRKAWGDDLLVYVFEPGESHKTLSDLDGLFTFLLEHKIDRKAFLVAFSGGVGGDMTGFGAACYQRGIDFVQVPTTLLAMVDSSVGGKTAVDHPLGKNMIGAFHQPRLVLADSRCLESLPRREYISGLSEVVKYGVILDSDFFAWLEANVQAILDRSPEAVRHLVAVSCACKAAVVGQDEREDGIRALLNLGHTFGHALESLTGYEALLHGEAVALGMVCAGRLARLRGLWSETDEIRQKSLLEALQLPVTLPPGLQLAKSAAWEAMARDKKARGGLARFVLPTGIGKAKVIAGVPSEQADLAWEAIGA; encoded by the coding sequence ATGGCTTCCCGCGCCCACCTGTACTCCCAGGCGGATTTCCATCTGGAATCCTCCGACGAGGTCACCCGCGAGGAAATCGCCAACCAGGTCGTCTCGATCTTGGATGCCTGGGGGTCCAAAGTGCTGACGGTTCCGTTGGGCCAGCGAAGCTATCCAATCTTTGCCGGCGAGGACATCGCCCATCATCTGCCGGAACTGGCTCGCAGCATCGGACTGACGGGACGGCCTGTCGTGGTGACCGATCGCAACGTCCTGACCGCCAGACCCGCTGAACTGGCCGCATGGCGCAAAGCCTGGGGCGACGATCTTTTGGTGTACGTGTTCGAGCCCGGCGAATCCCACAAGACCCTCTCCGATCTGGACGGACTGTTCACGTTCCTCCTGGAGCACAAGATCGACCGCAAGGCCTTTCTGGTGGCCTTTTCGGGTGGGGTCGGCGGCGACATGACAGGATTCGGCGCCGCCTGCTACCAGCGAGGCATCGACTTCGTCCAGGTACCCACCACGCTGTTGGCCATGGTCGACAGTTCCGTGGGCGGAAAAACCGCGGTGGACCATCCACTGGGCAAGAACATGATCGGCGCCTTCCACCAGCCCCGGTTGGTGTTGGCGGATTCTCGGTGCCTGGAAAGCTTGCCGCGCCGTGAATACATCTCCGGACTGTCCGAGGTGGTCAAGTACGGGGTCATTCTGGACTCCGACTTCTTCGCCTGGCTGGAAGCCAACGTCCAAGCGATCCTGGATCGCTCCCCCGAGGCCGTGAGACACCTGGTGGCCGTGTCGTGCGCATGCAAAGCCGCCGTGGTGGGCCAGGACGAACGGGAAGACGGAATCCGCGCACTGCTGAACTTGGGCCACACCTTCGGTCACGCCTTGGAGAGCCTGACGGGCTACGAAGCTCTCCTCCACGGCGAGGCGGTCGCTTTGGGCATGGTCTGCGCCGGCCGGCTGGCGCGCTTGCGCGGATTGTGGTCGGAAACCGACGAAATCCGTCAGAAGAGCCTATTGGAAGCCTTGCAACTTCCCGTCACGTTGCCACCTGGACTCCAGCTCGCCAAATCCGCCGCCTGGGAAGCCATGGCGCGCGACAAGAAGGCACGCGGCGGACTGGCGCGGTTCGTGTTGCCCACGGGAATCGGCAAGGCCAAGGTGATCGCAGGCGTCCCCTCCGAACAAGCGGATCTCGCTTGGGAAGCGATCGGGGCCTGA
- a CDS encoding NAD-dependent epimerase/dehydratase family protein, with product MSILVAGTTGAIAQHLIESLPRELGPLVAAGLQPPPTHLARKDVQYVRTDLRDQEEAQRLFEYHQPTQVFHLAVQGSVRTGEQEPEEALLGNVSIARNVLEACRRHCPGARILLQSSAEVYGRGPTGRGAEVQRSETDPLAPLSTTGASLACAEILAGQYAQGHGLRILVVRPFNVVGPGLSTRQLAGEIASQLARIRLDKGEPVVYTGDLEVKRDYLDVRDLARAYLLLMEKGEIGHTYNVCSGKAVSARQVAELLVQFHGGNVELRFDPRRERSTEIPIMVGSAVKASLATGWLPAITLRESLRDLWNDMLHRHAMEKKGTPC from the coding sequence ATGTCGATTCTGGTGGCAGGTACGACCGGAGCGATCGCGCAGCATCTGATCGAGAGCCTTCCACGGGAACTCGGCCCGCTCGTCGCCGCCGGTCTCCAGCCACCGCCGACGCACCTGGCTCGCAAGGATGTGCAATACGTGCGCACGGACCTGCGCGACCAGGAAGAAGCGCAACGCCTGTTCGAGTACCACCAACCCACCCAGGTGTTCCATCTGGCCGTGCAAGGCTCCGTTCGCACAGGCGAGCAGGAGCCGGAAGAAGCGCTCCTGGGAAACGTTTCCATCGCTCGCAACGTGCTGGAAGCTTGCAGACGCCACTGCCCCGGAGCGCGCATCCTCTTGCAGAGCTCCGCGGAAGTCTACGGCAGAGGCCCCACCGGCCGAGGTGCGGAAGTCCAGCGCAGCGAAACGGACCCGTTGGCCCCGCTTTCCACGACGGGAGCAAGCTTGGCTTGCGCGGAAATCCTCGCAGGCCAATACGCCCAAGGACACGGGCTGCGGATCCTGGTGGTTCGGCCTTTCAATGTGGTCGGCCCAGGACTCTCGACGCGGCAGTTGGCAGGCGAAATCGCCTCCCAGTTGGCCAGGATCCGTCTCGACAAGGGAGAGCCCGTCGTGTATACGGGCGACCTGGAAGTCAAGCGTGATTACCTCGACGTGCGGGATCTGGCTCGGGCCTATTTGCTGTTGATGGAAAAGGGCGAGATCGGCCACACCTACAACGTCTGCTCCGGAAAAGCCGTTTCCGCAAGGCAAGTCGCCGAACTCCTTGTCCAGTTCCACGGTGGGAACGTCGAACTTCGGTTCGACCCTCGCCGTGAACGCTCCACGGAAATCCCCATCATGGTCGGATCCGCGGTAAAAGCATCCCTCGCGACAGGATGGCTTCCCGCCATCACCTTGCGAGAATCCCTCCGGGATCTTTGGAATGACATGCTCCATCGCCATGCGATGGAAAAGAAAGGAACCCCATGCTGA
- the mraY gene encoding phospho-N-acetylmuramoyl-pentapeptide-transferase: protein MLSLWLHDLTRMALFEGRLFRAGAAAIVASALVLGLLPFWINFLRKMDATSDLSGHAHQSPPPIMGGLLLVVVVLVVSMMFAKPNIQVFAILAILASYAAVGALDDLAKIRSKRLIRQGKLTREQWMNKADGISARLRLVLYFVFSLMVSWAAFHFVPHLQSASVAIPFIKPSLFQLHLPGWAFVLFMSFVVTATANGANFTDGLDSLVTVPLVTSAIFTGVVAYISGNYIWSHHLLLPHLPGVDELLVVAGAMSGALMAYLWYNSPPAEIYMGDSGSIGFGGAIGMMYVFVKAELFLLVVGFVFLAEAMSVALQIGWFKWSGGKRLFRMAPLHHHFQKLMEDKYRRKTDANSKIIWRFHLVSLFMLLLGLVLFFKVR from the coding sequence ATGCTGAGCCTCTGGCTCCACGATCTCACCCGCATGGCCCTGTTCGAGGGCCGTTTGTTCAGGGCCGGTGCGGCCGCCATCGTCGCCTCGGCGTTGGTTTTGGGTTTGCTGCCCTTCTGGATCAACTTCCTGCGCAAGATGGACGCCACTTCCGACCTTTCCGGACATGCCCACCAGAGCCCCCCCCCCATCATGGGCGGGCTTTTGTTGGTGGTGGTGGTGCTTGTCGTTTCCATGATGTTCGCCAAACCGAACATCCAGGTCTTCGCCATCTTGGCGATTCTGGCCAGTTACGCGGCAGTGGGTGCATTGGACGATCTGGCCAAGATCCGTTCCAAGCGCCTCATCCGCCAAGGCAAGCTCACGCGGGAACAGTGGATGAACAAGGCGGACGGCATCTCGGCTCGATTGCGGCTCGTCCTGTATTTCGTCTTCTCCCTGATGGTCTCCTGGGCCGCGTTCCATTTCGTGCCGCACCTGCAATCGGCATCGGTGGCGATCCCGTTCATCAAGCCGAGCCTTTTCCAGTTGCACCTTCCCGGATGGGCCTTCGTCTTGTTCATGTCCTTTGTGGTGACCGCCACGGCAAACGGCGCCAACTTCACGGATGGACTGGACTCCCTCGTGACGGTTCCCCTGGTCACATCGGCCATCTTCACCGGCGTGGTCGCCTACATCAGCGGCAACTACATCTGGTCGCACCATCTGCTGCTTCCGCATCTTCCGGGTGTGGATGAACTCCTCGTGGTCGCGGGCGCGATGTCGGGAGCTCTCATGGCCTACCTCTGGTACAACAGCCCTCCCGCCGAGATCTACATGGGCGATTCCGGTTCGATCGGTTTCGGTGGAGCCATCGGGATGATGTACGTGTTCGTGAAGGCGGAACTGTTCCTGCTGGTGGTCGGCTTCGTGTTTCTGGCCGAGGCCATGTCGGTGGCCCTCCAGATCGGGTGGTTCAAATGGAGCGGTGGCAAGCGGCTCTTCCGGATGGCCCCCCTGCACCACCATTTCCAGAAGCTCATGGAAGACAAATATCGTCGCAAAACGGACGCGAATTCCAAGATCATCTGGCGATTCCATCTCGTGTCCCTGTTCATGCTGCTGCTGGGGCTCGTCCTCTTCTTCAAGGTGCGTTGA
- a CDS encoding UTP--glucose-1-phosphate uridylyltransferase, giving the protein MTFRDDLTNFGQTHLLEHMATLGPSLARSFAEELDSVDWRRAKGMHENAGPGAAPPLPSTLAPLHAATLSAQERQQAWKAGHELLANGRAGFVLMAGGQGSRLGFEGPKGACPLGLPEDLVLFEVQVRRLMRLAEICGKLPPFAVMTGPDNDEATREWFARRIGEALPEGWPEFFLQSSAPALDETGKALLSAPGRLALVPDGNGGIWQRLSESGILGRWEAAGVEWIHVAGVDNLLSPPCDPVFLGFAHLQGQSLSVKSVLRTDPAEKVGVYVLDGNSRPRVAEYTELPVDSASKLDSDGLPVFREANIASHLVRVDALRTFAQMDMPWHLARKQIPSVDPLTGRRQETGLACKYERFLFDAFPAAQGISCLRVDRALEFAPVKNASGTDSPETARQALQAIHRGWRRSWGEPEPSPWVDPRSSYGGERPGTRGQEASF; this is encoded by the coding sequence ATGACCTTCCGCGACGACTTGACAAATTTCGGCCAGACCCATCTCCTGGAGCACATGGCCACGCTCGGACCATCCCTGGCACGATCGTTTGCCGAGGAGCTCGACTCCGTCGATTGGCGTCGAGCGAAGGGAATGCACGAGAATGCCGGTCCCGGCGCCGCCCCCCCATTGCCATCCACTCTCGCTCCGTTGCATGCGGCGACACTTTCCGCGCAGGAACGCCAGCAGGCCTGGAAGGCCGGCCACGAATTGCTCGCCAATGGCCGGGCGGGATTTGTCCTGATGGCCGGCGGACAAGGTTCCCGGCTGGGGTTCGAAGGCCCAAAGGGCGCTTGTCCATTGGGTTTGCCGGAGGATCTAGTGCTGTTCGAGGTCCAGGTCCGCCGTCTGATGCGCCTGGCCGAAATCTGCGGCAAGTTGCCCCCCTTCGCGGTCATGACAGGCCCCGACAACGACGAGGCCACGCGGGAATGGTTCGCCCGCCGCATCGGCGAGGCCCTTCCCGAAGGTTGGCCGGAATTCTTCCTCCAATCCAGCGCTCCCGCGCTGGACGAAACCGGAAAAGCGCTTCTCTCCGCTCCCGGGCGCCTTGCCCTGGTCCCGGATGGCAATGGCGGGATCTGGCAGAGGCTGTCGGAATCGGGCATCCTCGGGCGCTGGGAAGCCGCCGGGGTGGAATGGATCCACGTGGCCGGCGTGGACAATCTGCTCTCGCCGCCTTGCGATCCCGTATTCCTCGGCTTCGCCCACCTGCAAGGGCAGTCGCTGTCCGTGAAGTCCGTCCTTCGCACCGATCCCGCCGAAAAGGTCGGGGTCTACGTCTTGGACGGCAATTCTCGCCCTCGCGTGGCGGAATACACGGAGCTACCGGTGGATTCGGCCTCCAAGCTGGATTCCGATGGTCTTCCCGTGTTCCGCGAAGCCAATATCGCCAGCCACTTGGTGCGTGTCGATGCGCTGCGAACCTTCGCGCAGATGGACATGCCCTGGCATTTGGCCCGCAAGCAAATTCCCTCCGTGGATCCGCTCACAGGGCGACGCCAGGAAACAGGCCTTGCCTGCAAGTACGAACGATTCCTGTTCGATGCCTTCCCCGCCGCGCAGGGCATTTCCTGCTTGCGGGTGGATCGAGCGCTCGAATTCGCCCCCGTGAAAAACGCTTCCGGAACGGATTCGCCCGAAACCGCGCGGCAAGCCCTCCAAGCCATCCATCGGGGTTGGCGCCGATCCTGGGGTGAACCTGAACCTTCGCCATGGGTGGATCCCAGGTCCAGTTACGGCGGCGAACGTCCCGGAACCCGCGGCCAGGAAGCTAGCTTCTAG